A portion of the Pedobacter cryoconitis genome contains these proteins:
- a CDS encoding DUF4142 domain-containing protein, whose product MKQLSLFGLLVIGACSIQACTSPENRGTKGDSTTMDSSKSDSSKMGSNQSGTTPSDPTNQSKVDGDVATFMEKAALGGMMEVDLGKIAQKSTNPEVKAFAEEMVKDHSTANAELKTIAEKAKIILPSAFPAEDKAHMDMMKTMTGTAFDHHYIDMMVTDHDKTITLFKGAAASTSKEVSEFAKKMLPIITGHYEKAKAIQAKLK is encoded by the coding sequence ATGAAGCAATTAAGTTTATTTGGCTTGTTAGTTATAGGTGCCTGTTCTATTCAGGCTTGTACAAGTCCGGAAAACCGTGGCACTAAAGGAGATTCTACCACCATGGATTCCAGTAAATCAGACAGCTCGAAAATGGGTTCAAATCAGAGTGGCACCACACCTTCCGATCCAACCAATCAATCTAAAGTTGACGGAGATGTAGCAACCTTTATGGAAAAAGCTGCTCTTGGTGGAATGATGGAAGTTGATTTAGGCAAGATTGCCCAAAAATCAACTAATCCGGAAGTAAAAGCTTTTGCAGAAGAAATGGTTAAAGACCACTCTACAGCAAATGCAGAACTTAAAACTATAGCAGAAAAAGCGAAAATTATTTTGCCGTCGGCATTTCCAGCAGAAGATAAAGCACATATGGATATGATGAAAACCATGACAGGTACAGCCTTTGATCATCACTATATTGATATGATGGTAACCGATCATGATAAAACCATTACCTTATTTAAAGGTGCTGCGGCTTCCACTTCGAAAGAAGTAAGTGAGTTTGCTAAAAAGATGCTGCCAATTATTACCGGCCATTATGAAAAAGCAAAAGCTATTCAGGCAAAGCTGAAATAA
- a CDS encoding DUF2911 domain-containing protein, whose product MNTILKTTFLVALAFSLNADLKAQGISIPQPSSGQTIIQDFGLGKITVKYSRPNTKGRKVFGELEPYGSVWRTGANGATTITFTDNVTLEGQAVPAGDYALFTIPGKTEWTVILNKNTKQWGAYDYKESEDFLRFKVKPGTAKDKAETFTIGFTDVLPTKAVMQLTWENVVVPINMTTSIDAKVMASIDEAMKGDKKPYFQSAIYYLENGKDLNKAMEWMNAADTADGGKSPWVKLWKGRVQLKMGNKKGAAESAAAGIKIATEIKNPEYIRLNTALLADAKK is encoded by the coding sequence ATGAACACAATACTCAAAACAACATTTTTGGTTGCATTGGCTTTCAGCTTAAATGCAGACCTGAAAGCACAAGGAATCAGTATTCCTCAACCAAGTTCTGGTCAGACTATAATACAGGATTTCGGACTTGGAAAAATAACAGTTAAATACTCCCGTCCAAATACTAAAGGACGTAAAGTATTCGGAGAACTTGAACCTTATGGATCAGTTTGGCGTACTGGTGCAAATGGTGCAACAACAATTACTTTCACAGATAACGTGACTTTAGAAGGTCAGGCAGTTCCTGCGGGTGATTATGCCTTATTTACTATTCCAGGTAAAACTGAATGGACAGTAATTCTAAACAAAAACACCAAACAATGGGGTGCTTATGACTATAAAGAATCAGAAGATTTTTTGAGGTTCAAAGTTAAACCAGGTACTGCAAAAGATAAAGCTGAAACATTTACGATTGGGTTTACTGATGTATTACCAACCAAAGCTGTGATGCAATTAACCTGGGAAAATGTTGTAGTACCCATCAATATGACGACAAGTATTGATGCCAAAGTAATGGCAAGTATTGACGAAGCGATGAAAGGTGATAAGAAACCATACTTCCAGTCAGCTATTTACTATCTGGAAAATGGAAAAGACCTGAACAAAGCAATGGAATGGATGAATGCAGCGGATACAGCTGATGGTGGGAAAAGCCCATGGGTAAAACTTTGGAAAGGCCGTGTTCAGCTTAAAATGGGCAATAAGAAAGGTGCAGCGGAAAGCGCAGCAGCTGGTATTAAAATAGCTACCGAAATTAAAAACCCTGAATACATACGTTTAAACACTGCTTTATTGGCTGACGCTAAGAAATAG
- a CDS encoding sodium:solute symporter, with amino-acid sequence MSYIDWAVLCCTLIAIVAYGVYKSRGAKDIDGYLLGNRSLPWYSVCLSVMATQASAITFLSAPGLAYSSGMSFVQFYFGLPLAMIVLCVTFVPIFHRLKVYTAYEYLEQRFDLKTRALTAFLFLIQRGLSTGITIYAPSIILSTILDINTTYTTLVIGGIVVAYTVYGGTKAVSYTQMLQMSIIFCGLFAAGIMVVHLLPGEIGFGKAISIAGKMGRTNAIDFKFDWNNPYTVWSGLIGGFFLQLSYFGTDQSQVGRYLTGASVSESRLGLLMNGLVKIPMQFLILLIGVLVFTFYQYNKPPVFFNSFELNKLEKSKYNPQLNQLKKDYEKAFEEKQTEVNKLDAALDQQNKPVIDQQRIALKKADEQTKVVRKQVTDLMLQNDPGADVNDNNYIFLSFVTKYLPKGLIGLLIAIIFLASMGSTASALNSLASTSVIDIYKRLINKNATEENYLKASRWSTVIWGLVCIAMALYASKIGNLIEAVNILGSYIYGTILGVFLVAFYLKHVNGRAVFYAAIATEVVVCICGYQKVVAYLWLNVIGCLLVVLLSLLFQLVIRKKGETSEAEVLPEI; translated from the coding sequence ATGAGTTATATTGACTGGGCAGTTTTATGCTGTACACTGATTGCAATTGTCGCTTATGGCGTTTACAAAAGCAGGGGTGCAAAAGACATTGATGGATATTTATTGGGGAACCGGTCTTTACCATGGTATAGCGTATGTTTATCGGTGATGGCTACCCAGGCCAGTGCGATTACTTTTTTATCTGCTCCGGGGCTGGCCTATTCTTCAGGGATGAGCTTTGTGCAGTTTTACTTTGGTTTGCCACTGGCCATGATTGTGCTTTGTGTAACCTTTGTTCCTATATTTCACCGGTTAAAAGTTTATACAGCTTACGAATATCTGGAACAGCGATTTGACTTGAAGACCCGTGCATTGACTGCTTTTTTGTTTTTAATACAAAGAGGCTTGTCCACAGGGATCACCATTTATGCCCCTTCTATTATCCTGTCTACTATTCTGGATATCAATACCACTTATACTACTTTAGTTATTGGTGGTATTGTAGTTGCCTACACAGTTTACGGAGGAACCAAAGCTGTTTCCTATACACAAATGCTGCAAATGAGTATTATCTTCTGCGGCTTATTTGCTGCAGGGATCATGGTTGTGCATTTACTTCCAGGAGAAATCGGATTTGGTAAGGCCATCAGTATCGCCGGAAAGATGGGCAGGACCAATGCAATTGATTTTAAGTTTGACTGGAATAATCCCTATACGGTCTGGAGTGGATTAATAGGCGGTTTTTTCCTTCAGTTATCTTACTTTGGAACGGATCAGAGCCAGGTGGGCCGGTATTTAACTGGTGCATCTGTAAGTGAAAGCCGGCTGGGGTTACTCATGAATGGGCTGGTGAAAATACCCATGCAGTTTCTGATTCTTTTGATCGGGGTATTGGTTTTTACTTTTTACCAGTATAATAAACCGCCAGTATTCTTTAATAGTTTTGAACTGAATAAACTGGAGAAAAGTAAATATAATCCACAGTTGAATCAGTTGAAAAAGGATTATGAGAAAGCCTTTGAAGAGAAACAAACGGAGGTTAATAAACTGGATGCTGCTTTAGATCAGCAGAATAAACCTGTGATTGATCAGCAAAGGATTGCATTGAAGAAAGCTGATGAACAAACCAAGGTTGTGCGTAAGCAGGTCACTGACCTGATGCTGCAAAATGATCCCGGTGCTGATGTCAATGATAACAATTACATCTTTCTAAGCTTTGTGACCAAATATCTGCCTAAGGGGCTGATAGGGCTGCTCATTGCAATTATATTCCTGGCTTCTATGGGTTCTACTGCAAGCGCGCTGAATTCACTGGCTTCTACTAGTGTAATTGATATTTATAAAAGATTAATCAATAAGAATGCGACTGAAGAAAATTACTTGAAAGCATCAAGATGGTCAACGGTTATATGGGGATTGGTTTGTATCGCAATGGCTTTATATGCCAGTAAAATAGGAAACCTGATTGAAGCGGTCAATATCCTGGGGTCTTATATCTATGGAACTATTCTAGGGGTATTCTTAGTAGCTTTTTATTTAAAACATGTCAACGGCAGAGCCGTATTTTACGCTGCCATTGCAACTGAAGTTGTGGTTTGTATTTGTGGCTATCAAAAAGTAGTCGCTTATTTATGGCTGAACGTAATTGGCTGTTTGCTGGTGGTATTGCTCTCTTTGTTGTTTCAACTGGTCATCAGGAAAAAAGGGGAAACCAGCGAAGCGGAAGTTCTGCCTGAAATATAA